CAAAGGTCACAAGCTCTTTGCCGCCAAGCTCCGAAGCATTGAATATAAATTCAATCTGAACCTCCATTTTAGAATCCTCGGCAGTAAAGGTAAGGTCATTTTCTACACGCTTACCATTCACTAGAAGTTCTGCATTTTCAGACTTCACCATTTCCCAACCTTTAAGAGTGTATTTCACGCCTTTTTCCAAACCGTCTAAAGTGACCGTATCAACGATAGTTACTTTGTCGTCTACTTCAATCGTCTTTTCACCTGTTGCCTTATCGGTAGCGATTGTGTGCATAGTGATGATACGTTCCGTAATCGTCACTGTTTGCCCTTCGTCCTCAATGTCCTTGTGTTCTGCCACCTTTGTAGGCTCGTCTGGATTGGATAAATCGTATAATTCCTCGAATGTTACTAGGTCTTTTCCTGCAAGCTCACTGGCATTGAATGTAAAGGCAATCTGGACTTCCATGCTAGAATCTTTTGCAGTAAAGGTATAGTCACTTTCTACAGGTTCACCGCCAATCAAAAGCTGTGCGTTTTCAGACTTCACCATCTGCCAGCCTTTGAGCTGATAGGTTGTACCTTTTTCCAAGCCATCTAAAGTGACCGTATCAATGACAGTTACCTCTTTACCAGCAACAATCATCTTTTCACCTGTGGCTTTGTCGACAGCGTTGGTATGAATTTCAATCACTCGTTCTTCGATAGTCACGGTCTGCCCCTCATCCTCAATGTCCTTGTGTTCTGCCACTTTGATAGGCTCGTCTGGATTGGATAAGTCGTACAATTCCTCGAATGTCACAAGGTCTTTTCCGCCAAGAGCAGAAGCATTGAACGTATAGGAAACCTCAACTTCCATTTCTGATTTTTTCGCAGTGAATGTGTAATTACTTTCCACAGGTTGACCGTCAATCAAAAGCTGTGCGTTTTCAGACTTCACCATTTGCCAGCCTTTCAACTGATATTTTGTGCCTTTTGTCAAACCATCTAAAGTCACAGTATCAACGATAGTCACGTTCTTTCCAGCAACGATTGATTTTTCACCTGTCACCTTATCTGTGGCAGTCGTATGGATAGTGATTTCTGGCTCGTATTCATCTGTAAGCGTACCTAAATCCACGACTACTTTATTTCTTGACACCACTACATCAAATGCCGGAATTAGCGTCATTCCTTTGTTGGAATCGCAGCGTAATTCTTCGATTGTGTAAGTATCATAGAGCAATGCACCTTTGCTGTCGTCTGGTGTGGAAGTACCGAACCAGATACCGTCCTCACTGGTCTTTCCGGCGTTGGTATTCTGCTTATGAGATACCCAATCAGAGGAAGTGGAAAACTGACCATTTGCGTCTGTCACAATGATATGGCTCTCACCAGTCGTCTTGCCTGTGATCCTAAAGGGAACATTCGCAAGTCGCTTGTGAGTGCCAGCACCGATTTTTACACCCTCAATATCTCCACGCTTAATCTGGTTGTAGATGGAATGTGCTTCATCTGTTAAATCCACGATTTTTCCATCTTCTGTGATTTCAAATTCAATCGGTTTTGCACCGTCCGTCAAATATCCCTCTGGGGCGTTGCTTTCCTCAATACGGTATTTTCCGTATGGTAATGTATCGGCGGCAGTTGTAGCGATACCGTCAACGCCAGTATGGATTGTTTTGACGACTTCATTCTTGTTGTATAACTTGCCATCTACCAAGACAGCGTTATCATTTAAGGAAATGATTTCAAAAGCAGTATCTTTCAAAGTCGCACCGCCTTGTGCTTTTGTATCTTTGGTTTCAAGGTCACGTTTCTGGATTTTGACACCGCCACGGATAACCTTGTCTAATACGGAATACTGGTTGCTGCCGCTTAACGCTGCAAGCTCACCATCTTCTGTAATCTGTGCCACATAGACACCTTTTATCTGTTCAGAACTTCCGGCAGCCTGCATATAAGCACCCTCCAATAAGTAACCGTTTGGAGCTGTCTTTTCTTCTACAGTGATAGTTCCAAGCGGCAAGCAGATAGTACCATTCTGTGTATAGAAGCTGTCACCCAATACCTTGTAGGAATCGGCTAATCTTGTGATGTAATGGACTTCATTGTTGCTGTCTTTTTCAGCGATTGTCTTTGTCGTCCATGTGCGTGTTGGTTCTGATGGAAGATTGTCTTTTGTATAGTAACCGTCATAATACTTCCAGACGAACTCCGCACCCTCTAAAGAAGCGTTACCCTGTGGCGTAGCTTTGGAAATTTCCATATCAATCTTGAAAAGCTCAACCAAAGTGTCAGTGACTTTTGGTTTGTCGCTGACTTTTAAAGTCGTAGTTTCATTAACCTTGACCGTCATAGTATAGACGTTCTTATCTAACTGGAATCCCTTTGGAGCTTTCGTTTCTTTCACATAGTATGTCGCAGCTCTTAATTCCACAGTGTCCGTATTACCATTGGCATTTGTCGTAAGTGTGGCAACAGATTTCGTGCAGCCTTTATCAGAATAGACACCATAAGTCGCACCAGAGAGAGAATAGCAGTCATTCCCGTTTGTGACTGTGGTATTACTGGAAGATTTCTGAATCTTGCCATTGCCGACAGCCAGCTCTGCGAAGAACTGTCCTAAATCCTGCCCCTCACCAGTGTAGATATAACCGTAACAGTCATAGCGTCCTTTATTTTCTCTTACAAAGGCTTTCGCTCCGGCGAATACTTCATCTTGCACGGATTTTGAGATTTCATCATAGGAAGCTCGTACATTGTCACAGCTCCACCCAAGATGGACGCTCAATCTCTGCCAGACTACAAGCTGTCTTAAAAGGTAGGCGTGCTGGCTGCTCAATCCTGTATGGCTTTTCGTATACTGTTTGACGTATTCAAGAGATAAAGCAACGTCCTCTATCTGGTCGGCAGTCATGCGTGTACTTGCGTCACTTCTGGTCTTATATCCATTCTTAAAGCCTGTGTTGATGTCGATACAATAAGCGTCCTCGCCCTCAACGGTCGTATGCCCCTCATTAAATGTAGAGCCGATAGAACCATCATTCATTACTTTCTCAACAATGCCGACACGTTCCTCCGATTCTGTCCAGTATTGTGTTTCCGCAGCATGGACAGCAGTTGTGGGTAGAGCAGTAAAGACGGTTGCGAGAGTAAGAACACCTGTAAGCAATCGTTTCAATATCTTATTCATTTTTTGATTCTCCTTTCATTTGGGTAAAAAAATAGACGCTCATTTCTGAACGTCTGGAAATAAAAAAGGAATACCGTTTTTCAAGTATTCCTAATTCTATATGTTATTTAACTGTATTTATGTGATATGAAGTTGTTTGCTGCTGTTATGCCGCTATTTGTTGTTGGTATCTCAATGGTACATTTCCATCCTGAAATGGGTGAATACTTTCATAGCGGGCATAGAATTCGGCAAGTATTTCTAGGGAAATATCCTGATTATTGTACCAGGCTAATAATTGGGACATTTCATCGGATACCTGGCTTGGAAGTACTGTTTCATATATGCCTATCATGTTAGGACGCTTTTTATAATCGCCGATTGCGTAGCCATTTGCGCGATCTTCGAATATCCCGCTTTTTAGCTCATAGTGAAAATCTTTAATTAGTTCTTCTGTGAGTTCGAGGTCCAGAGTATCAAGCATTTTATTGAACATTAAGAAATGACCATTCATTTCTTCTACATCTTTTGCACGGTAATAGTCTTCAGATTTTGGGAGGACTCCGGTATCAAAGAGAGAGGCGGTCTGTTCCTCGGTCAGGGTACTTCCTTCGATTTTGTTGGAATTATATGCCATTAAAACTTGGATAAAACCATAAATCCCAGAACGCTCATGTTTTGTATATTCAATTTTGAAGTGTTTTAATAGAAAGTGTATAAATGATGAAGTATTCATGAATGTAAGCTTTCTTATTGTTTATATTATCTTGGATATGATTAAAAAGTAACTTAATATTCACCGTATGCATACAGTGCCTTATTTTCTTGCGAATCCAGTTCATTTATTACGATTATCTGAAATATAATAACATCTCCTGTAACATAATATATTCCTGGTTCCATCAATTCGACCTCAAGTTTTCGGAAATTTTTCAAATGCCGAATCATTTTATCCGGATAAGAATTGCTAATAAATGTAATTGTTAATTCTTTCGGTTGTATATCACTTTCCAAGTCTATATTGGATAAATAAAAACAGCCATCGCCATAGCCTTTGTAAAAATCATTAATTGTCAAAGTTTCGCCTGGTTCTTTATATTCTATAATGTTATATTTTCGAAATATTCTTCCAATATTTTTTTGTATCCTTTCGCCTTCTTTCACTTTAATAATAAGTTTATTTAAGCTAGTTGTTTGTTTTTCGCGTTTCATATATCATTCCTCCCATTATTTATAATAATATATTTTACTTATTTTAATATGATTAATATATCTATACAATTGTTTTTTATGCCAATAATATGTTTTTGATATTATGTTTTTGTATAGTAATCTGTCACTATAATCTCAAATTAGATGTACTGTACGTAAAAAGGGGTGTGAAAAAAGAAAAGTCCAGAAAAAAGAGGGGCATGGAATTTAAAAATTCATTTTAGGTTCAACTATTTTAGATATATACTTTATTGACACTGTGCAACGCCTTATACTATAATTGTTCGCGGGCAAATAATGATTTTTAACATAATTGGGAAGGATAATATAGATGAAGACGAAGATGACTTTACGGGAGTGGCTCCCGTTGATCGGTATGACGATTTCAGCGTTTTTGGTAAATACTTCAGAATTTATGCCGATTGGGCTTTTGACGGATATTTCTAATGAGTTTCATATGACGGAGGCTCAGGCGGGCGTGATGATTACAGCCTATTCCTGGACTGTGACGTTATTGTCGCTGCCTCTGATGTTGTTAGTATGCAGGATACAGCCGAAGAAATTGCTGCTTGGAACGTTAAGTGTGTTTGCGGTATGTCAGGTGTTGTCGGTAATTTCAAGTGGCTTTACATTTCTTGTATTGTCACGTATTGGTGTGGCGTGTGCACATTCCATTTTCTGGGCGATCGCATCACCGGTTGCAGTTCGGGTTGTGGCGAAAGAGCATCAGTCAAAGGCTCTTAGTGCAATTATTACCGGAACGTCAATTGCCATGGTACTTGGAATGCCGCTTGGCCGAATGATCGGACTTCAGATCGGTTGGCGAATGACATTTTTATGTGTGGCGATAGTTTCATTTCTGGTACTTGGCTATCTGGCTTTTGTATTTCCGAAGCTGGAAGGAACAGAATCATTTTCCGTGGGACAGCTTCCGGAGCTTTTCAAAAATGCAAGATTGATGAGCATTTATGTAATTACATTTCTTGTGGCAACCGGATATTATACAAGCTACAGTTATATCGAGCCGTTTTTGCAGAAAGTAGCAGGACTTCCGAGTAACTGGGTAACTATGGCATTGATGTTATTCGGAGTAGCCGGGCTTGGAGGAAGTTATTTGTTCTCAAGATATTATGATGATCATCGGTATGCTTTTGTTCAGACTGTTATGATTGGTGTTGTGGCAGCTCTGCTGCTCTTATATCCAGCTTCTGTCAATATGTATACCGTGATTTTGGTATGTGCTGGATGGGGACTGGCGATTATGGCATTTCAGGTAAGCTTTCAGGCAGAGTTGATTGGTTGTGTCTCTGCGGCTGCATCATCTGTTGCTATGGCAATCTTCTCAGGAATTTTCAATCTGGGAATTGGCTGCGGAACCTGGTTTGGCGGAACAGTGTATACAAAGATTTCGCTGAAAGATATAGGATTTGCAGGTGGAGTGATTGTGGCAGTGGCGACTTTGATCTGCATGGCAAGATTTCGAGTTGGAGATAAAGCAGAAAGCGCATCATAGAATTTGATATGTAGAAAAAGAATCGGGATATTCTATCATGTAGAGTATCCCGATTTTTTTGTTAGCCAATCCCGCCAAGTGCGATTCCAAGAATCAGTACGATAAAGCAGATTGGTACATAGATGTATTTGCAGACAGGAATGAAGTATTTGGTGAATTTCCGTTCCCGGCCTTTATTGACTTGTTCTTCGACGTAGCTTTTCTTACATACCCAAAAGAACATGATTCCGGCGAGTCCCGCGCCCAGTGGACAAATGTATATAGAAAGAATATCCATCCATGTGGAGACGATGCCTTGAATCAGAAGTGAAACGATGATTCCGATTGCTGCAATGACACCGCATGCAGGTACGCGGGATAAATGTAGTTTTTCCTGTACCGTTGCAATTGGTGCTTCGTATAAGTTGATCAGTGATGTCATCCCTGCAAGGAATACGGCTGCAAAGAAAATGATTGCAATGATCCGGCCTCCCGGCATGGAACGAATCAGATTCGGCAGGAAGATGAATAATAGTCCCGGTCCTCCCTGATTTAACTGTGCTCCGGTGGTTGCCATAGCTGGAATGATGACCAGGGCTGCAAGGACTGCGGCGATGGTGTCAAAAAGTGCTACTTTTGCGGCAGAAGCGGGTATATTTTCCTTATCTGACAGGTAGGAACCATAAATCAGAGTTCCATTTCCCGCAACAGACAGGGAAAAAAATGCCTGCCCAAGAGCAAATATCCATGTAGACGGAGATGCCAGCATTTCCGGATCCACCCGGAAAATGTAGCGGTATCCGTCAATGGCTCCCGGCTGGAATGCAACGTAAACTGCCAGAATAACAAACAGGCAGAAGAAAAGCGGCATCATGATTTTACCGGCACGTTCGATTCCGCCTCCGACACCGAGCATGAGGATTAACATGCAGATAATCAAAGCGCCAATCTGCCATCCATTATTTCCAAATGCAGAAGCCATACTGCCAAAAGCATTTCCATATTCTTCTACATTATCTGGGGCAAGAGTCGAACCGGTCAGGGTACCGATTGCATATTTGAAAATCCAGCCCATAACGACGGTGTATCCGATTGCCATTGCAAGGGAACCGAGAACTGGAATCATGCCAAGGGCTTCTCCGAGTTTTCGTTTGCCGTTTGTCTCGCAGGCGCAGCCAAATGCGTCGACCGGACCAGATCTGGTAGCACGGCCAAAGCTCATTTCTGCAATGACTCCAGTGAAGCCGATGAGGGCAACAAAAAATATATAAGGAATCAGGAAAGAGCCGCCTCCGTAAAGGGACACTCTGGTTGGAAACATCCAGATATTTCCCATGCCGACGGCGGAGCCGATGCAGGCGAGGATAAAGCCCCAACGACTGCCAAAAGATTCGCGATTGTGTTGATTAGTACTCATTTGATATCTCCTTTAAATAAAAACATGATTTGATTATAAAAGGTTGCGGGGAAAATGTCCACAATTTATAATAGAAGGTAACTATTCAGAACCCCTTGAAATAAGAAAAATTGATGCGTCATGCTTGCATGTAAGTAGCGGTTTTTCTTATTTCAAGGTGACTCGAATAGAGTTACCACCCCACATATGAGCAAAATTAGCTGCGTAGCAGTGGGAAAGCACGAGTATCGTGCGGTTTTGCGAATTTGTGTGGTGGGGTTCTGAACAGTTATAGATGAAAGAGGAGAGTTACTGTCAGAATATATATGAATGGTAACAGGTAAGTAAGAAATTATGAAATGTAATATATCGAAGAAATGTGGTGGCTGCCAGTTTCAGGGTATTCCTTATAAAGAGCAGCTTAAGAAAAAGCAGAAAAAAGAACAGAGTCTTCTTGGAGCGTACGGGAAGGTCTGTCCAATCATCGGAATGGAGAATCCATATTATTACAGGAATAAAGTGCATGCGGTATTTGACCGTGACCGGAAAGGAAATATTATTTCCGGTATTTACGAAGAAGGAACGCATAGAGTAGTTCCGGTGGAGAATTGCCTGATTGAAGACGAAAAGAGTCAGGAGATTATCCGGACGATTCGTGGAATGTTGAAATCATTTAAAATCCGGACATATGATGAGGACACAGGTTATGGACTTCTGCGTCATGTGCTGATCCGCCGAGGCTTTTCTACAGGAGAGATTATGGTCGTCCTTGTCACAGGTTCACCGATTTTTCCGTCGAAAAATAATTTTGTGAAAGCGCTTAGAAAAGCGCATCCGGAGATTACGACCGTTGTGTTAAATGTAAATGACAGACAGACAAGCATGGTTTTGGGAGACCGGGAAAAGCCGATTTTCGGTCCGGGGTTTATTAAAGACAGATTATGTGGCTGTATGTTTCGTATTTCACCGAAGTCCTTTTATCAGGTCAATCCGGTGCAGACAGCGATTTTATATCAGACTGCCATCGATTATGCCGGCCTGACAGGAAAAGAGACGGTGATTGATGCGTATTGCGGAATTGGAACGATTGGGCTGATTGCTGCGAAGAAAGCCGGTAAGGTGATTGGCGTGGAGCTAAACAAAGATGCAGTAAAAGACGCCAGGATCAATGCAAAAGAGAACAAGATTACGAATGCTGCATTTTATCAGGGAGATGCCGGAAGATTTATGGTTGAGATGGCAGCGAAAGGTGAGAAAGCCGATGTGGTATTTATGGATCCGCCGAGAGCCGGAAGTGATGAGAGATTCTTATCTTCTGTTGTAAAGTTATCTCCGAAGAAAGTCATTTACATTTCCTGCAATCCGGAGACGTTGGCAAGAGATTTGAAATATTTGACAAAGCATCATTATAAGGTGGAAAAGATTCAGCCGGTTGATATGTTCCCGTTCTGCGATCACTGCGAAACTGTGTGTGAATTAGTGCGTAAATAGGCGGTTTCTCGACTGTGTTCAGTGCGATTCAGTGAATTTGCCACCCATTTGCCGCCCACAAAAATAAAATTCAGAATGGCTGCAATAAAACTAGCAGTTGTCAGTATAAACGTAGCTGAATAAGTAGGACAAAGTTTTGACAATCTTTCTGGTTAAACAACTTGTAGTTTTTATTTATATTTGGTAAAATAAATGTGTTTAACAGAGCGATAAAGCGCGGATTTTTGAATCGTGCAGGAGGATTAAAATCATGTCTTCAGATTATATTATGACAATGCAGCAGGCTCAGATGGAGATGGAATTGTATAAAAAGGTCTTTACGGTAGTAAGACTGTTGGATAAGCGGGAGTTCCGGCTGGAAGAGAACGACAATCCAGGCGGAGACATGGAATTATGCCATTGTTATGATTTCTGGAAGAAGGAAAAGCCATGTAAGAATTGTATTGCTGCCCGGGCATTCGAGGAGAAGTCAGTGCGGACAAAGCTGGAATACCTGGATTCAGATATTTATCAAGTGACAGCGCGTTATGTGGAGATTGACGGACAGCCATACGTTATGGAGCTGCTCAGGAAGATGGATGAGGAATTCCTGGTTGATTTGGAGAATCGTGACCGTTTAATGGAAAAGTTGAGCGGATATAATGAAAAGCTGTATCAAGATGCGCTGACCGGTGTATATAATCGCCGCTATTACGAGGATCGAATCAAGCAGATGACAGCATCTGTCGGGGTCGCCATGATTGATATGGATGATTTTAAAATCTATAATGATACATATGGACACAATGCCGGTGATCTGGCACTTATCACCACAGTGGAAGCAATTCGTCGTTGTATCCGAAAGAACGATACTCTGATCCGTTATGGAGGGGACGAGTTTCTCCTTGTATTGCAGGGAATCAGCGAGACGATGTTCAGAGAAAAGCTTAAGCAGATCCGGACAGAAATTTATAATGCAAATGTTCCGACATATTCAAGGCTTCAGTTATCAGCAAGTATCGGTGGAGTCATGTCTGCAGGAAGAACTGTCGAGGAGACGGTAATGGAAGCGGATAAGTTTATGTATCTTGCGAAGAATCGAAAGAACACAGTCGTTACAGAAAAAGATTTTGCGAATAAGGAAGGTGAGGATGGAACTGCACTTGAAGCATTAAAAGTTAAGCAGCAGAT
The sequence above is drawn from the Dorea formicigenerans genome and encodes:
- a CDS encoding VaFE repeat-containing surface-anchored protein — encoded protein: MNKILKRLLTGVLTLATVFTALPTTAVHAAETQYWTESEERVGIVEKVMNDGSIGSTFNEGHTTVEGEDAYCIDINTGFKNGYKTRSDASTRMTADQIEDVALSLEYVKQYTKSHTGLSSQHAYLLRQLVVWQRLSVHLGWSCDNVRASYDEISKSVQDEVFAGAKAFVRENKGRYDCYGYIYTGEGQDLGQFFAELAVGNGKIQKSSSNTTVTNGNDCYSLSGATYGVYSDKGCTKSVATLTTNANGNTDTVELRAATYYVKETKAPKGFQLDKNVYTMTVKVNETTTLKVSDKPKVTDTLVELFKIDMEISKATPQGNASLEGAEFVWKYYDGYYTKDNLPSEPTRTWTTKTIAEKDSNNEVHYITRLADSYKVLGDSFYTQNGTICLPLGTITVEEKTAPNGYLLEGAYMQAAGSSEQIKGVYVAQITEDGELAALSGSNQYSVLDKVIRGGVKIQKRDLETKDTKAQGGATLKDTAFEIISLNDNAVLVDGKLYNKNEVVKTIHTGVDGIATTAADTLPYGKYRIEESNAPEGYLTDGAKPIEFEITEDGKIVDLTDEAHSIYNQIKRGDIEGVKIGAGTHKRLANVPFRITGKTTGESHIIVTDANGQFSTSSDWVSHKQNTNAGKTSEDGIWFGTSTPDDSKGALLYDTYTIEELRCDSNKGMTLIPAFDVVVSRNKVVVDLGTLTDEYEPEITIHTTATDKVTGEKSIVAGKNVTIVDTVTLDGLTKGTKYQLKGWQMVKSENAQLLIDGQPVESNYTFTAKKSEMEVEVSYTFNASALGGKDLVTFEELYDLSNPDEPIKVAEHKDIEDEGQTVTIEERVIEIHTNAVDKATGEKMIVAGKEVTVIDTVTLDGLEKGTTYQLKGWQMVKSENAQLLIGGEPVESDYTFTAKDSSMEVQIAFTFNASELAGKDLVTFEELYDLSNPDEPTKVAEHKDIEDEGQTVTITERIITMHTIATDKATGEKTIEVDDKVTIVDTVTLDGLEKGVKYTLKGWEMVKSENAELLVNGKRVENDLTFTAEDSKMEVQIEFIFNASELGGKELVTFEELYDVTNPDNPIKVAEHKDIKDEGQTVTIKEKPESPTTPEEPSTPTKTSDSPKTGDNTPFVALFAMMGISAAGLIFAGYKRFRRVKKSD
- a CDS encoding Fic family protein is translated as MNTSSFIHFLLKHFKIEYTKHERSGIYGFIQVLMAYNSNKIEGSTLTEEQTASLFDTGVLPKSEDYYRAKDVEEMNGHFLMFNKMLDTLDLELTEELIKDFHYELKSGIFEDRANGYAIGDYKKRPNMIGIYETVLPSQVSDEMSQLLAWYNNQDISLEILAEFYARYESIHPFQDGNVPLRYQQQIAA
- a CDS encoding sugar transporter, producing MKTKMTLREWLPLIGMTISAFLVNTSEFMPIGLLTDISNEFHMTEAQAGVMITAYSWTVTLLSLPLMLLVCRIQPKKLLLGTLSVFAVCQVLSVISSGFTFLVLSRIGVACAHSIFWAIASPVAVRVVAKEHQSKALSAIITGTSIAMVLGMPLGRMIGLQIGWRMTFLCVAIVSFLVLGYLAFVFPKLEGTESFSVGQLPELFKNARLMSIYVITFLVATGYYTSYSYIEPFLQKVAGLPSNWVTMALMLFGVAGLGGSYLFSRYYDDHRYAFVQTVMIGVVAALLLLYPASVNMYTVILVCAGWGLAIMAFQVSFQAELIGCVSAAASSVAMAIFSGIFNLGIGCGTWFGGTVYTKISLKDIGFAGGVIVAVATLICMARFRVGDKAESAS
- a CDS encoding sodium-dependent transporter, which produces MSTNQHNRESFGSRWGFILACIGSAVGMGNIWMFPTRVSLYGGGSFLIPYIFFVALIGFTGVIAEMSFGRATRSGPVDAFGCACETNGKRKLGEALGMIPVLGSLAMAIGYTVVMGWIFKYAIGTLTGSTLAPDNVEEYGNAFGSMASAFGNNGWQIGALIICMLILMLGVGGGIERAGKIMMPLFFCLFVILAVYVAFQPGAIDGYRYIFRVDPEMLASPSTWIFALGQAFFSLSVAGNGTLIYGSYLSDKENIPASAAKVALFDTIAAVLAALVIIPAMATTGAQLNQGGPGLLFIFLPNLIRSMPGGRIIAIIFFAAVFLAGMTSLINLYEAPIATVQEKLHLSRVPACGVIAAIGIIVSLLIQGIVSTWMDILSIYICPLGAGLAGIMFFWVCKKSYVEEQVNKGRERKFTKYFIPVCKYIYVPICFIVLILGIALGGIG
- the rlmD gene encoding 23S rRNA (uracil(1939)-C(5))-methyltransferase RlmD, producing MKCNISKKCGGCQFQGIPYKEQLKKKQKKEQSLLGAYGKVCPIIGMENPYYYRNKVHAVFDRDRKGNIISGIYEEGTHRVVPVENCLIEDEKSQEIIRTIRGMLKSFKIRTYDEDTGYGLLRHVLIRRGFSTGEIMVVLVTGSPIFPSKNNFVKALRKAHPEITTVVLNVNDRQTSMVLGDREKPIFGPGFIKDRLCGCMFRISPKSFYQVNPVQTAILYQTAIDYAGLTGKETVIDAYCGIGTIGLIAAKKAGKVIGVELNKDAVKDARINAKENKITNAAFYQGDAGRFMVEMAAKGEKADVVFMDPPRAGSDERFLSSVVKLSPKKVIYISCNPETLARDLKYLTKHHYKVEKIQPVDMFPFCDHCETVCELVRK